The genomic interval GACGAAACATCCATGAGGATCTCAAGTCCCACATAGAAACTTGAGAatcattttatgattttttttaattttaacaaaACAAATAGTGAAAATTTCAATATCTAAAGTGATGGTCATTGAAGGTTCAAAGCTTTCCCATCCTTTTtgtgatcacaaaaaaaaattttagtttgtttagtgtcaactgttgctgcgAAGTATACGTTAGTGTCGATAGCAACATATTAGATTAATGACGATCGATTTTGTCTCATGACTCATTAGAAGCCCAAACATTACTCAACGATTGGACCAAAGTTGAGAAAAGAaaccaaggaatgcaactttcagatgacgaagtcaAAAATTTTGATACCGAAGGAACGAATACAATGAGAACGGGAATAACAATGTCACTTCTAAATGTAAAAAgggtaaaaatgtaaaagaactacatgAACTTTGATTCCCCTATACCCTACGGGAATATGTGggaaacttaaataagtgcaagcatttttttaaataaattttaatttttaaaatttttaatataataatcttgaaccgtgacaaACCCTGGCGAACAGTGAATTAGCTGTTCTGAACTATGAAACATAATTGTCTTgaatggttaaggttaagggtcagGAATCGTCAAATTGACGGTTCCGAACCGTCAAATTATCGGTTCCGAACCGTCAAACAGTCGATTCCAAACCATAATCAGGTTTACTAGTAGGATCACCCGGATTGGATCTTGTACATGGCCATCTCaactaacttaaatcaaattaTTTGCCTGAATGACAATATCATTTTCCATCTAACCATATAACCTTATTTGCGTCCCCACGAGATGTCTAGTTGGTTAGAAAGTGACAGATTTATTACAATGGGACGGGGATCAATTCTTGGCGAATGCATGCCTTTAAAAAATAACTCCTTCTATCCTCTAGCCACTTAGCGATTGACTATAAATTGACCCCATAATTTATCTTCTTTTATATAACATTGTTATATGAGGACGGAGGGACGTAGCAAAATTACTTTTACTATAATATAACCTTATTTGCACTCGTATATCTGACTCTAGTGATTTACCATATTTATGAACCTCATTAAAATAAGTATTCCCACTCGTGGAGTTTATATTGTTCTCCCTAGCGTAATAAAAATAAGTTAACTGGTTTATGAGGTTAGGACCCCATAATCATAATTACCAATCTCACCACTTCGCCGAGTATGTTGATTATAGATAAACCTGTTTTCTCCAGCTACAGGGGAAGTGTACCTCCTAAATAGAAATTTCCATTGATTATTGTAATTATATCCATATTGTAGTTATTGTTCCTTTTATGATTTTGCTACTTCCTCTATAAAGATATAACAATTGTATTGTATTTTTCATGTGTTTATGACAGGAGTAATTTTATTCATGTTTCATAATATTGAAATGATGGTGTTTaaagtgttaatattaatatcataTATTGAAAGTTAATatataatgattagttacaaATGTTAAATATAGTTTTAtaatgtttttaattaaattgtatACTATTTGAATCTATGGACCTCTTCTCATTTGTAGGTAGGAGATCTTGACAAACTTGGAGCAATGGTTTTATTCATATATAATCTAGTTGTTTGACCTTCGTCCAACTAATCCTATAGTTAGATGGTCTTCCTCCTAATTTGTTTATCAGATAAATCGAGAGCACAATTTATGCACGCTTAAAGACTGACCTTCAGAATATTCGTcccaattaaaattcaaatttatttatttcccTAAATATTTTATAACTGTACCACACCAATGGAGCTTGAGCAATGATTCTTGTTCCTATGGAGTACTAATCATTTTAGGATTAGGCTCTATTATTCTATCTCGATGAACATGAACCGAAGAGAGTTTTATGGGTTTTTTTTGTTAGAACTGATTTTCACAGCCATGAAAATGGTCTACGTTCAATAGTAACTATTATACAAACAAATATGAAATTAGAAGAGAAAACAATCTTAAATGATATTACTTTGAGCAGCATTGGAGAATACGGGTGGATATGTTTAATTCAAAATCATTAAACCAAAATGAACTGCATGACTTCTTTATATTGCCAAAGTTATCATCTTTGTGGTTGCTCTCCTCTTTGTTTTTGCTAATTGGGGTGAACTGTTAAGTAGCCCAAGGATTTGTAAAGTTAACCAATTAAAGCCCATCTGGGCAATGGAACCTTGGCATATAACCAACCTAATTCATGGATTGTTGTATATTTGAGTAATTTTTGTTAAAGGTTGGAATAAATTTATCATCCTTCAATCAAATCTAATTGACTAATCTCAGATTAAGTGCAATTCAGGCTTTAGATTTGCGCCTCTAAAAAGTTGTGATTCAATATATAAATCAGCCTCAATGCCATAAAACTCTCTCAATGCAGAACTAAACTCTCATATacattttctatgttttttcaTTCAGTTTTTCAACAGTCAGCACACTCACATATACAAGTTAGCTCTATACTCATATACAAGCTAGTGCCTTCATCCTTATCACAAACTATTCTATATAAAATGAGAATTGTTCGAGGTTTTCCCTCTCACTCTATCAAGTTGCTCATAATTGGACATTAATTTCTATCCATTTGTGAAATTAATTTCACAACAGCCTACTCGATCACAATAAATTATCCATTTCCCTACTCCATCTCATCCAGCCAAGCAGTCGATAGTAAGTTGAGTTTCTGAAATTTCTAGTTTGTGAAGCTGGTTAATTGCATTAGCTTGCCTCTTCATTCAGTAATGAATCTGAAACAGACCACCACAAACACTGAGCTACAGACATTTGCTACTGCATAAGATCTACCTTTGGGGGGTTTTCCTGAAACTGTAAATCAAGCTCAACCACACTAGAGACAGAAAAAGACACTGAAACATGCATGCAGATCAGACCAATTACCACACCCTCAAGTTAATTTAATTGAAGGGACAGAGATTGTTGTTGGACTGGTTGGTTGGTTGAGTTTGATGGatgcatataataataataataataaggattTCAGACAAGTGGAGCTTCTCAGCTCTAATTAATCTTATCATTCTCTGTGAATGATCAGCTCTGGTATTGTTCTTGTTGCATGGAGTGTCGGCATGCTGACCAACTCAGCTAAATGAATCAAACAAAAAGTAAAAGATTGAAAGTAGATACTTGACTAAAAAAACAGAGAAAGTTGGATTGGCTTGTAAGAATTGTGATTATGACCGATGTTAATGCGATCTTAATTTCTTTCAAGGttataaaaaaaggggagattgttactTGAGTACGTGCTATAGACGGTGCCGACAAGGATCTTGGATGAGATTTGTTGAAGTTTTGAGTCACAATTAGGTTTTGTTTTGTTGGTTAGCGTcaatggatggatggatggattgGGAAGGGAAAGTAAATCAGGGGAGTGAATTTAAAATTGGACATCAAATTTTATGTGAAAAATCCTTGCGGAGAGAAAGAAACGTAGACTTTATACGACAATTAAGTCACATCCCATCAAATGGAGTCGGATATTTGGATCTTTCTATGTTATTAAATTAATTCTTCCTATTATATTATTatctatatttatataaattttattatattttatcattactaattaattcttttttgaattttctcttactcatttgatatgtatatttgtcatagtttcacatctcCTAATTAGAATATTTATTGAttgtccaaatatatatatatatactataatAAACACGTTTCTTGAAGTTTTCCCTTAATAGATGTAAtttcaattttctttttaatatttttatttcttatcttgtTCATCTTCATATGTCTATACATGCATCTTAACATCTTTATCTCTACAATATTTATCTTTTACTGATGTGTTCAAGTCATAACCAAAACATATGCTTTGTGTCACTAAACATTTCTACTATTAAAAATAATGAGTGTATCAAGTTATTTTTAACAATACCTTCTGATTATAACAATCATCTGACTACTCATTCAATACCTTCTGAGTATAATAATCATCTGACTACTCATCCAAATGAGttggattttaattaacaaattttatcaaactaaaaaatttaaatttctgtaGTTGCAAAATAGAGGATTGATTGATTCAAATTGGTAGAAACCTAGCTTAGATCACTACTAACAACATATCAAAGTTTGGTGAAGGTCAGAGGAAGATTCTCTAAGATTTTTTGTTCTTCACTTATAAAAacatttctctttctctttcctttttccttgttCTCTCTTGTGTATCATTTTTCTTCTCTCTAGGCAAAGCTTTCGCCATCTTTACGAACTTTTTGCAAGCTGTAACAACTTCATCTCTAAGTCATCTCGATCCAATGATATCACACATTCATATGCTTGGTTCACGAGTAaaaattagagttttttttttcaggaGTAAAAATTCAATTTCCAAGCATATAAAATCAAGCTGCACATTTAACaaattaacggatgaattttttttaatagataatTAATCTAAGAATGTTATACTATATATTGTGAACGTTTTTCGATTTATCCTGGTAGTCGATAAAAAATTCTGTAGGATCGGACTAGTCATCCAAGATTAGTCAACATGAGTTGGATACCTGGTCTTAACTAAAAAATATAGAGTTCTTTTTGGATAATCTAGGTATCCAGCTCTTTAAAGTGACTAATCTTAAAAGTGATTGATCCGGCTCCACATGAAATTTTTTATTGATCATCAAGATAAATCAAAAAAGTATTCACGAAGATTCATTCAAACGGTCAAcgtttttaaaattatcaacctACTAGAATAAAAATTTTTCGGTGTGTCACAGCTGAGAGTGGACCTTTAAATACCTGATTAACGTCTTAAAATGCCTACCGTGTGAAAGGCCTTTTGCTGGGATGGATGATAGCTCAATTTCTATAGGAACTTCTTCATCcgaaataatattttgaaaataaaaatatcaaattccTCTGGAGACAAATATTCTAGAAGTCAATTTATAAGCGTGCATAAGTTATATTCCGAATTTATTGCATAGCTGAATTAGTGGCCAAGTTTCTTCCAATCGATCTCCATGTGTAACAACAGAAACAAAATAACTTAATTCTTGACAAAAGCATCCAAACTATTCATCAACAACAGTACTACTGAAAAGTATGTCAAGAACACGTTGATCCAGATGCATGAACAAATGTCTGCTCCCCTCAATTTTTTTGAGACAAGACTGCAATCCAAGGAAGCTTCATGCTCATCAGTACTGCAagtgaagaaggaaaataaataaatcaaaatatataTCAACTCTCAACCAACCAAATCCTTCCCTCCACTCCTAACTCAACTGTTGCTCGCTTCTTTTCAGAATTCTTTATTCATTCCCTGTGTCTTCCTACCACTTTGCGCACCTTAAATACTGACGAATTCATCCCAATGAAAGAGCATCAAAGGTCTGCTCAGCAAGCACTAGATTCTTGTTTCTACTATTCTTTGGAGGAAATGGGAAGACCTTCTTGTTGTTCCAAGGAGAAGCTGAAGAAGGGCTTGTGGTCTCCTGAAGAAGACGAGAAGCTTTACGCTCATGTCATCACACATGGAGTTGACTGCTGGAGCTCTGTGCCGAAATCAGCAGGCATTGCTTTATATGTTTCTTCGTTTAGCTGCAAATATTTTTCGACATGCAGACCAGTTCAATCCTTTCTTTCATGATCACTACAGGACTTCGCCGCTGCGGTAAAAGTTGTCGGCTCCGGTGGATCAACTACCTCAGGCCCGGCCTAAAAAAAGGCAAGCTTTCGCGGCAAGAAGAGGACCTGATTGTGAGCCTACACCAAGTTCTCGGAAACAGGTACCGCCATCGAAAATGCTGAAAGATCGAGCTAGCTAGTCTTTTCTCAATTGAGCTTGACATGGAGCTAGCTCCAATTAATTGCCGGTGTAGGTGGTCACTGATTGCATCCCATTTGCCGGGAcgaacggacaacgagatcaagaACATGTGGAACTCAAGCCTCAAGAAGAAACTCTGCCAGCAGGGGATCGACCCGAGCAGCCACATGCCGCTGAGTGAGGTAAAGGCGCCAGCTGGGTTGTCGATGGAGGAGAAGCCAGGCTTTGACCCTTCTTCGCTGCTCATTCAAGATGGTTTCTTGGATGGTTCAGAAAACAGCAGCGACTGGAATGTGATTGGGGATGCAGCCTGGACTTGGGCGATCGACAGTGAGTGCGTTGGTGCATGGCATGAGAAGAAAGACTTTGAGAGTTCAGAACAGTACGGCAATGGCTGTCCGAGATTGATGAGGTCACTGTCGTATGATCTTGCTGAAGCCGGATTCAGTGAATTTGATGTTGGTTTCTTCTAGAGTTTGTTGGGGTGCACTGTTCTTTGTTTACAATTTGGAGATTTGAATCATTACTGAGACATAACAGATCATGTACGTAGTTTATTTTCTTGTGTGAAAGAGGATTTTTGGATTGTTTGTTATGGGAGAAGATTCATTTTGTACTACTGAACCTGTTCCAGAGCAGAGAAGATGATAAGCTAGAGACATAGCTGTAAGGTTGATTAAATTGTGACTCTGCATGGTCCTACAATACCAAAGATATTAGTGCTGAGCTGGGAAGGGATTCCCAGCATTGACCtttcgatgctcaagttagtttcCGGCACAGTGGAGAATAGTAAGAATAATGTAACAAATACGTGTCAAATAGAAAAGTTACGCATACCTTCACCTGTAGATGAGAATCCCCCTTTTATAGTGTAAATaccttccttatgtgctagtcactattccaaaagctagtagctgctcatgatttacctcctccatgttggccttgggacgggttggcgggggcgttgggggcgagcgtattcgctttTTGCCACAATTATAGTGTTTACGCACGCATTTCAAAGCATATTCATATTTTCCAAAGCGtcctaggaaaagacaagtcaaaaagtatCCCTAACACCTTTTCTTAAGCGAGCACATAAATGACTAATGTAGCATGCTGTAAGCTTCTAAAGAACAATATGATTGCTAGACATGCTTTGTTGTCAGTAAAACCTCCAA from Zingiber officinale cultivar Zhangliang chromosome 6B, Zo_v1.1, whole genome shotgun sequence carries:
- the LOC121990461 gene encoding transcription factor MYB61-like, coding for MKEHQRSAQQALDSCFYYSLEEMGRPSCCSKEKLKKGLWSPEEDEKLYAHVITHGVDCWSSVPKSAGLRRCGKSCRLRWINYLRPGLKKGKLSRQEEDLIVSLHQVLGNRWSLIASHLPGRTDNEIKNMWNSSLKKKLCQQGIDPSSHMPLSEVKAPAGLSMEEKPGFDPSSLLIQDGFLDGSENSSDWNVIGDAAWTWAIDSECVGAWHEKKDFESSEQYGNGCPRLMRSLSYDLAEAGFSEFDVGFF